In Nematostella vectensis chromosome 3, jaNemVect1.1, whole genome shotgun sequence, the genomic window AGAATTTGCGTACAAATATATGAATGTTTAGGAAATACAACTGAAAGTTTAAAACAAGTTTTAGGTTTTACATCAGCACTTTATACTTCAAACTATAAAGAGagcttgtttttcttttgttttgcagTGGCAAGTCTGGTGTTTATTGCCCTGCAGTTTTTGTGTACATAGCACATCTGACATTTCTTACAGCTTTTGGAGTGACGTCTATGCATGTTCAGGTGAGACACAAATGGAAGAcagtttttgttatttcatttattttatcaaaacaattaaaagTAGAGACAAAAGGCTGATcaaggaaatattttttttgaaaaaacaaaaactatccaATATTAGAAGGTCAAGCTTCTGACCTAATTTAGTTTAGTTATTGGATTCATCACACAAGCAATATGGTTTACTGTCCTAACTTAAATACCAGTCTGAcataaacaaaattaaaatacacAATACCAAATAAACAAAGATGTAACAGGAGAGAAAACACAGTGCTAGCCTCAGTTTTAAAGTCTTCCCTTAATTGCCCTCTCAATCCACCTATGGAGACTACAAGCCATTTTGGAATAATGAGCAAGGCTTTACATCATGCCATTGATTATGGTGGAATAGAGATGAGTGGCTGTGATCTGTTGCAGGTGGTAACAAGGATGATTGCATCTTCGTCTCCTGTTATCTACTGGTTTGCGGCTGAGTGTGTTATCAACCAGTTTAACACTCCTCAGCAAGGGCCATATTTGCTTCCTCCCTTGGGTTCTACTGTCATAGGGTACTTTGTTCTGTATAGTGTTCTTGGAGTTGTTTTACACTGCAACTTTTACCCATGGACATAATAAAGAACAATATTACAAATCCTTGCATATATCAACAAAGATCATGTGCAAATAACTTGACTtatactgtacttatactgGCACCACCaaaataattgcaaaaccATGGAAATAAGTGTTGCCAAAAAATCCCTTGTTTCCTTTGTTACATTAGTTTACTCTAGAGACAAAACAAGAAGACCAAACCTCAGTGTTGATATCTATTCATAGTGTGACACGTCCTACCATGGCCAGGAAGATAAAGCTTTACAAAGCTTAACAATTAGAATACAACAATAACAGTTTTAATTTGCAAAATTCTCAAATCCAGAGGGTTCTTGTCATTTTCTGCATAGCACCAAGACCTTTCTTTGTTATGCtgatttgtttgaaaaatacaagtaGGGGCATGGCAGCACCCGCAGTTTACTTAATGTCTTTGCATCGTGCTGCCCCAACCAGTATTTATTTCTAGGCCCAAGCCTGCATTGCACAGTTAAGGTTCACCTGAAGCCTTTGTTAAAGCTTAGGGCACGTATTTTTCATATCATTCTGAAATGAGAATagttggtagagaatgttcagaatagCATTCtagtcattctgctacaggtagcagaatgggtggaatggcaTTCATTACATTCCGGAAAGGGAACGCGGGATCAACTAACAcacgctttttctattctaatcattcaCATTCCGGAATTACGAGTAAAAAGCGTGCCCTTAGTGTCAGGGAGTCCTACCTAAAAGCCTTTGCTAAAGCTTAGTGTTGTGGGGCATACGTCTCTTAGTGTCAGGGTTTTCTACCCATAAGCCTTTGCTAAAGCTTAGTGTTGTGAGGCGTACGTCTTTTAGTGTCAGGGTTTTCTACCCATAAGCCTTTGCTAAAGCTTAGTGTTGTGAGGCGTACGTCTTTTAGTGTCAGGGTTTTCTACCCATAAGCCTTTGCTAAAGCTTGGTGTTGTGGGGCGTCGTCTCTTAGTGTCAGGGTTTTCTACCCATAAGCCTTTGCTAAAGCTTAGTGTTGTGGGGCGTACGTCTCTTAGTGTCAGGGTTTTCTACCCATAAGCCTTTGCCAAAGCTTAGTGTTGTGGGGCGTACGTCTCTTAGTGTCAGGGTTTTCTACCCATAAGCCTTTGTAAAAGCTTAGTGTTGTGGGGCGTACGTCTTTTAGTGTCAGGGTTTTCTACCCATAAGCCTTTGCCAAACCTTAGTGTTGTGGGGCGTACGTCTCTTAGTGTCAGGGTTTTCTACCCATAAGCCTTTGCCAAAGCTTAGTGTTGTGGGGCGTACGTCTCTTAGTGTCAGGGTTTTCTACCCATAAGCCTTTGCTAAAGCTTAGTGTTGTGGGGCATACGTCTCTTAGTGTCAGGGTTTTCTACCCATAAGCCTTTGCTAAAGCTTAGTGTTGTGGGGCGTACGTCTCTTAGTGTCAGAGACACCTTCAGACTCTTCTTGATGTGGGCTAATATTAAAGCTGTCTATAGAGCGCATACTCTGTTCAGCGGACTCCTCCGCAAGAAAGTTCTCGAAGCATGTGACAGTGTGGTTGATGCCTGCAGTCCCAGGGTTCTCGGCCAGTACATTATCATCGACCGCGGGTAAAGCGGGAACTTGCGGTCTGGCGCGAAGCTGCTTTTTGCTTGTTAAGCGCTGCGATAAAGCATCCACCAGTCTCCCTCGTCTGGTCCACTGCACTTTTATCTGCGAGGCCTCTTCGATGGCTTTGAGTATTGAACAAATGACTGATGAGGTCACGGATAGTCCGATGATCATGTACACGACCATGAGCGAAGACGCGAAGATCCGCTTGCCGTTGTTTCCGAGTCCTAATCGATCCAGTTTCTTCGCACTATCAGTCCTCGGAAACAAGTCTCCGAATCCTATGGTGCTTAGCGCGATGAAATTGAAGTAGACGCCATCGAAGAAAGTCCATCCGTCGAACATGAGATCCAGCGCTCCCCCTATACATATGACTATTACCATGAGAGTGAAGGATATTACAGCACACTTGACTCCCGTATTCCTATGCTGAGTTCGGCGAAGGAAGCGTGCTTCTACCTTGACTATAAGAGTGCTGATGATGTTTGAGATACGCTCGCCGACCAGCTTGAGGACAAGGGCGTTAAGCGGGATCCCAAATAACGCACAGATGATGCAGAATAAACGCCCACAGAATGTCACCGGTACAATTTGACCGAAACCTGAAGAAAGacacaattaataattaatgaacACAAGtgaaattgttgttgttactgaTGATGTATTAACCAATCTGACAAAAACCTGAAGAAAGACATGATTTGAAGGAAGTTGTGGTTTACGTGTTCCAAAACCTAAAAAATGTATGATTCAAATAAAATACGCGAGGAAAGTTGAAATttgcagtttatttttttaaaagataaaaatttaAATGGTGACTTAGTTACTCCCTTAACCCATCTGACGAAAACCTTAACAAAAACATACTTTGAATTATGACTTAAGACAAAAATAAGGAAAGTTCTTGATGGATCCCATattttatgctctcttgatgcCAGATAAAAACTCATTTTTAGCGATTTAAGGGTATCACGGTTTAAGCGTGATTCCAGGCTGGTGAATCTTTGATGAAGAACTTCACGGCATAATAACAGATTCGTTCCCAGTCGCTTATCAATAAAACAAAGAGCTTTTGAGAGTAAAATGAAGGCGCGCCCATCTTCCCTCTCAGTTTCCCTTGCGCGTCTTCATTTTCCTCTCAAAAGCTCTTTCTTTTATTGATTAGCGACTGGTCACGAGTCTGGCACGATAACGTCTGATGATGTTATCACAAAGTATTCCCAGGAACAAGTAGGAGtggaagaagaaaagaagaatAAAATACATCAGGTTTCCTGCTAACGAaggcctcttttctttgtatcGCTGGGAGAAGAGGGTAGCAAGGAACCATAATGTACTTTGTACCACCCCTACATAGCCCTGACAAAGGAAGATACTTTGTCATTTAAACTGCCGTTTTTAGACACATTTGAAGGGACAGCGACTTTTAATCTAGAACAGTTATGCCTTGCTATGCCAGTTATGCCTGAAGGTTTTATTTCTAGCTGTCATAAAATACGGCCGTTAGCTTGACAAGTATCTGATAATTACTAATATATGTGACAATGTTCGGTAATTACTCAAGGCAGCTACGTGTATTTTACAATCATCGTCACCCCTGGTCGGCATCACGTACTGGTCAAGATTTTATATCTTATTCTGCAGATCGAACTAGCTTTAGTGCcagtattttgttttaaaatttgcTTATGATAGTCACATTTgaaaacacattaaaaaaaaacaaaagatgatAGTCGTCAAACACGTATTTACTAATAACGCTTTTTGTAAAATATTATTCACattaatttatattttggtAAGTTATTTACACTATAAACCAAGAGAAAGAGGGCTAAACTGAGAAGGTCGTAAAACGTTACGTACCGCCTTCTCAGGGTACAAACTTTGTTAGACAATGAACGCTTGATGATTAGATGTTAACAACAGACCATGGTCTCTTGATGTTAATGATAAGGAGAGAAAAAAACGTTCTTCACCAGGCTTTCACTGAAAACGTATTTAATAGCTTTTTTCATGATTAGgctagtgttataaaaaaaattttaacaTTGATGCCTGGAGCTCATATATTATGCAAGGGTTCAATTTGTAATCATCAAAGCTACCACAATTATGCTGTTTTCCCGTCCATTTCCCCAATATTTAGCTTATAACGTTATTATCCTAAGTTTAGCCATAacgttattattttttacagtTAAGGTTTAAATATTcttgaagtattttttattgatcctgtatttgtatttctttCATCGCcaattggattttttttaaacgacGACGTTTTAGTTTTGTGGCCTCAAAATGCCTTATATTTATGTGTTCATAGCTAAAAAAATCCTCCCCCAAAATACGTCTACTTTACACTTTCATAAAAatgttatcttttttttagcaCAGTTCTGCATACATGAAAATATAACCAGAGGACATAATGTGTAGAGCCGGAACAAATGAAACAGGTCGAAAATGAGGTATATTAATTTTAGTCTAGAATATGAATACTATGagtaaaaacaaagagaataaGGATGTATATCACAGAgggtatgatgtataccataCTTTCTAGTTTTTACTTGAGGTATATCATAGTTTTTTGGTAAAAATGGTGTTGATCATGTAATATTTTTCACACTTTGCAAACGATCGCGCTAGAAATTAAACTAACATCTTCGCAAGGTGTTAATAAATTcgatttttaataaaaatatataattttccCTCATCCTCTCAAGGTTTGATGTGTTCTCACGATGTCGGACTTCTAGCTTCAAATATAGATTATTTTGCGACCCGAAAAGGAAGtttgggatttttttaataagaactgaagggaatgaaaataaagaaaagaaaatatgaaaatcACTTGACCAATTTACTTAGTATGTAATTCTACGATATATTTTGTAACAATCTAAGAGTTTTCTTCTTAAGTGCGCAATTTTGAGCTTTTTGCATTTAGCTCGAAATAATGTATTTATCTTTTTCAAAAATGTACAGCTTATAAAGTAGAATGTCCAGGTTATAAAGTAGAATGTCCAGGTTATAAAGTAGAATGTCCAGGTTATAAAATAGAATGTCCAGGTTATAAAGTAGAATGTCCAGCTTATAAAGTAGAATGTCCAGCTTATAAAGTAGAATGTCCAGGTTATAAAGTAGAATGTCCAGCTTATACCAAGATTGGAGTTACTAATATCTCAGAAGCATTTGATTTCGGTTTCTCGAGTATTAAGAGTAAAGATCTACAATAAAGAGAAAGTCATTTAGAAATAAACTTGAGGCGGCAAAGTTCAAAAGAGGGGTGTTATTAAAATTTCCGCCGTTCCCAAATGAGGTTGGACATTTGAAAAGGATTATGAAAGGCTATGCGATAAGAGAGATATATATAACAAACCCAAAACCTACGACACTTAAAATTATTCATTGATAAAGATCACATTTTGTGGGCACAGTTTAGAAAAAAGATCATATGATCTGCGTTATATCTGGTGTGTCTTTTGTAAGGAAGAGAAAGTTTAAagagaagaaataaaatattaacatCATTCACGTCTTTCCAAGTTGACCATTTGCAGATTTGTGAACGATCGCCAGACGAAAGAATTCGTAAAATTGTTTATAAAAATTCGCGCAATCCAGCAACTTGTTACCTTCAATGAATATCTTTTGCGAATATTTAGAAGTCTTTTCGAGTTTGCTAAACCAATGTTATGTACGTAAAGATTGATTTCATTAACAACTCGGGGTCGGCTACTTTTGCCGTTATCTGTTTTTCATGTCGCTTTTATGATACTGCATTAAATTTATTCATGTTATTTCAAATCAATAAAGGTTACTTACCCATAGTTGTTATAACTGTTATAGTAAACCAAAAGGAATGATAAAATCCCCAATAATTCCTGTAAGATCCGCTAAATCCTTTCTTATTGATAACTGTCGCGTCAAGCATGAAGCGGCAAAAGTCATCCTCGCTCATGTTAAATTTCAGCATCCAAAACTCCTTTCTCTTGCGATATTTATCATACAGTTGTTTATCGTTATCGCTCTCAAGCTGTTGAAACACCACAGCGCATGTTGCAAGGAAAACCAGAAGAGTGACGAGCAATATGGGAAGTTTCCAGGATTTCTTTGCCCTTGCGATGCGCAAAgccattttctttctttgccGAGCGAAATATGTGTTAGCGTCCGCTGGTTCTTCGTTGTCTTTCATTTTTCCCTCTCTGGGATCTTTTATATTAAATTCTTTTTCTTTGCGGTTTCCGCTATCTTTTCTTAGGCCTAACTAAAAGTGCTTGTTCATTAATGCACTGCTTCTGATGCAAATTGCTCGGGATGGTGAAAGATTTCCCATTCCCGGATAAGAAGTTGGCAACAGTGCGCCCTATTCATCTCCTGGGCAGAATTTAAACCCATTAGTTTAATAACGAGTTCACCCAGGTAATCTATTTTCGTGCgcatgaaaaagaaaacgctTAAGCCATGATGGCTTTTAATGCTGTCCTTGTCAGaattttgtttgaatttcGAGTCGAGCTATCAAAGTGGATGTTTCTCGATGCCAGCGGTTTATGCCAGGTAGTACAGTTAACAATCCGACCATCTACAGACGTAATTGAATTAATAGCCCGAGTGCAATTAAAGAATAGCCTGCTTTATCTTTGTTTAAAAGCTGGATCAGGTCGTAAAACCTTAACGCTTGCACGCATTACTGACGCGTTCCTTAAAAATCGAGGTGTGAAGCGGCCTTGGTGTTTTATAGTCGCTCCAAAGAAATGTAGTTTTTGTTGTTAAATCAAATCGAGGTTTCCACAGTGTGATTGAGCCACAGTAAATACATTATTAAACAATCAACATTTTCTTAATCTTGAAAGCAAACAAACTATTTTTCACGTCGAAcattgttgtcgttgttggtTTCTCGCCTACCAATGTTTGTTAAAAGGCTTTTAATTTATTTGGCTTGGAACGAAGCAAATGCATAATAGCACGCCCAATATTGCTTAAGATCGATATTGCTTTGCTGCTAAGCTCACTCGggacaatatatatatacaaccAATGTGGCATCCGTTGTCTTGAAGTTTTCAATGTGATTATCAGGGTACAGTACGAATAGTCGGAAATTAACAGAAATGAATTTTATTTCGTTTCCACTTCATTTTTTATTGGTAGTGTCCATCTTAATTAAAGAAAATCCGACTGCTTTTTCTCACTTGTTCTGTGTTGAATGAGCGCGTGAAGCTTGAGATGTTCGGGAGTGCAACCTTATAACTGTTGTCAAATCCATTTAGTTCTAAAGCAATCACAAGTTTTTCAAAGGGGCTCAAATATTGAGTCAAGCGCTAGCGAGACAGCCCCGTCACAAGCACGTCTGTAGCCGCGTGTTGACGCAAGATGGATGCTAATACGAAAAGCGATGACAAAACGTCATTATTACAGCTGTTCATTTCCAACATTCACAATTATTACCAACCGTGAAGCATTAGGGGATTCGAGAATCTTCCTTGCATCTTGTACAGACGGTCGAGGTTTTTGTTACCATAGTAACGGTAACGAGAAATTTGGGAAAATTTTATGAAAAAATTCATCTAGTCTGTCTAATGTCTTGTCTTGAATGTCTTTTAATTACTAATGCATAATCAGGACCCATAGTAAGGAGCTATATCTCCTTGTTCAGTGTTCAGCACTGCAGACAAGATTGAATACTAAATTTAATATAATTTGCTTGACGGTTTTGTTCTTGTACGCGAAATACCGCGAGTGACAACTTGTTTCATGAAATACATCCAGCTTGAACGCTAAAAAGTCACACGCCATCGTAAACGTCATCCAGAAAACAGTCTCTGCGGTCAGCGTTAGGTCGCCTCAGGTCGAAAGCATTGCGTCCATTTTGTCGCTTGCGCCAGTCCCCCTCGGTCGTGTTATCTTTGGTAAAGTGAGCTCCAAACATGGACTGCTGAGCCGCCTTGTGAGGCACTTGACGTGTGAACTCTTCTACTGTGGGGTGAGGAGTGCGGTGGTGTTTAGAACGTCTGCGCCCACCCATCACCGTTACCTTTGGTTGGCGAGGAACGAAAGTTACTGGAGAAGAAATGCATTTATGGCAATTAATATCGTCTGATGAGAAACAAGTGAATGCTGTTGCGTATCCGCTCAAATGCGAATCTCCCGTAAAAGAGCCACACAACAGAACGGTAGAAACTCGAGTTATTCTATTACGTAACTGGTACAACGGAACAACTAAACTCGGATTTTCCTTGAAGCTTTTGTTTTCACGTTTATAGTGCAAATCGGGTTTTTACCTACGTATAACACCCCCAAATGAATCAACTTACCGGCCTCATCCTCCGAAGACGAGTGGTCAATGTCAGAAATACTTCTCGTATCAAAGAGCCCTAGGCTGTACCCCTGTCCCGCGCGTCCTACGGGTCGATCCTGCGGGATACTCCAGTGTTGCGGGTAGGGTGGAGTGCGCGCTTCGAGGTGCTGATCCTCACCGTCGCCCATACACCGAAGAAGTTCCTGTTGGACGTCAGGCGCTAGGACCATGTCGTACTCTGGTCCACAGGTGCTTGCCTTCTTCGCAGCTGAGGGACCCAAGATCTTGGGACTTCTGCAACGAGGAGCGATACTTGGAAGGGCTCGGACGGCATTCGGTAGATTGGGACCATCCCGAACTTCCTCATCTTCGTACTGGAATCCCATGAACCTCTGTGTCTGGATAGGACTTGAGCACGCCAGACTGCTGTTCATTGATGGAGTTTTCGACGGGCATAATGGCAGAGGGGCTACCTTGTGGCCTCTGGAAAGATAGAAGTTGCGCTGTTTGGGAGTGCGACAGGCTCTTGCTGAGATGAGGCCATCAGGGCGAATTGCTTTGTTATCCAAAGGCTCGACAGTGGCATCTAacttcttgttcttgttcttgtcctttttctttttgttcttcttgctCTTTTGGCACCTCTTGGCAGTTTCCATTTCTCCTTCAAAATCTACGCCCTTACTGGAGCCCTCCAACTGATCAGGCGAGAGGTGCTTAGTACTACCGCAATCTTCACTTAGTCCGGCGATAAAGGTAAGTTCCGACTGCCTCATAGCCTGCTCCTTCCATCCCATCCTAACGTCGCTCTGTCCAGTGCCGACTCTATTTGGCTGCAGCTTTGCTCCTGTATCAAAGCCACCCTCAGTCGCAGCCCTGACATCGTTTCCAGGCCTGCTCTGACTCAGCAGGCTGATGGCGGCATCGGTGTGGCTCTGAAAAACATTGCGGAGGTGGACTCTGGACATCTCGTCAACCTCGCCATCATTACCTACAATACTCTCAAGGTTTAGAGTAGCCCTGGATGTCTTGTTGTGGTTCTTGCACAGGGCTACATATCTTGTAGATTCCGAGCCTTTACTTGAGATGTCTTGAGCCGGGAGTAGTTTAGGAGTCACACCCACGCTGACTGACCTGACTTCGACATTTTTAGGCACTTTCGAGGAGAGGTTGGCGAACCCATCGCTGGCCACAGCACCACTCGGCTTATGGATATCTGTGACATTCTTGACTTGGGTTCTTGGCTTGTAGATATCTCTGACCTTCGGAAGAGTGTTTGCCTTACAGACATCTGTATCTTCAGGTAGAGGACTTGGCTCTGTGTCCCTCTGGACGAGTCCGGTTTTCGGCCTGTAGATATCTCTGACCTGTGGGAGAGCACTTGTCTTGTAAATATCTGGGACTCTCGGTGGAGCACTTGTCTTGTATATATCTGCCGCCTTCGGGAGAGATGGTGCGTTGGAGTGAGCAAAGTATCCTGAGAAAAAATAACGTATTTTAGATGAGGCGAGATTCACTTTTTACGGGGCGTGTGCGGTCTCTATTTGAGTTGCTTATTTACCTTTTGTGGTCTTTTCTACCACCGTGAGCTGCTCGTTCTTCCTCGCCAGGGGAGGCAGTGTCTTCCTCTTCTCTAAGCCAGCACCTGCTAGCTGACAATGATCAATAAACACTTTGGCACATTCGCTCTCCACTTGTGAAAGGCCTTCCGTCTTATCGCGGATTTGCTTTTGACTCTCTGAGCTGGCATGGGCTCCCGCTAGCTCCTTGCCTTTTGTTGGGCATTGCGCATTATCTTTTTGACTCTCGCACTTTGCAAAAGCTCCAACATGCTCGCTGCTTTTTCTTGGACATTGCGTCCCATTCGTCTTGATTTCTACTTGTTCCCCGCTAAATCTGACCACGTGTTCTGCTCGTTCCGCGATTGACTCGGAGTCGGAGTTGTAATGAATCACCGGTACCGCGACATTAGGGAAATGTCTCCGGAAACCGAAACAATTCAATAATCTGTTCATCACTAGAACATGTCTTCACGTTTAGATATCAGTATTGAGAGACTAATTGCTGTATTGTGACATCAATAGAGCGCGCGATGGATTGTTCTAGGACACGTATTGCGCGCGAAAATCTACAGGTATCCCAAGCCCCTAGTTATGCTCAAGAAGGGAGCAGCCATCAATTACTGCTCACGTGGTTAAGGGACAGCTGGAAGCTTGACTGTGGTTTGCGTAGATTGTTCCAGGATATGTATGACCAAGAGGAAATGGTCCCACCTGTGGAATCAGGGATTCGTCTTTAAACTTTTGGTTTCGCATAATAGTAAGACACTgtctttacaaaaagtcacaGTATGTTCGTTTGTAGTGATCACGCGTTCTCAAAATTGTACCTTTAGAAGGAGTTTCAAAGCGAGGGGGGAAACGTCTGTTTGGCGGACCTTCGGAACGACAACAAAAGATATGTAAAGATATCCGTGATCATCACAATTATCTAAAGAACACAAGATGCGGTACATTTTTGAGGAAATGGAAAACTGTCTATATAAAGCATTATGCTGGTTGCGCGCTTTAATGCCGGTTGTTTGTTGCCGTTGTTTATTGTAGTAGTATTGTGTATTGTAATACAAATGCACATATTTCAAAAAGAATTTTATTATTCTAGCAATAACGTTACTATACAGTATGGGTGGATTGAATCTAGTCACTCTAATTTATCTAGGGATTAAAGGCTACATATTAGTCAAACTAATTTCCCGTCTACTGATACCGACACCTGTACAAACAATGCTCGTTATCACTAGCCCCACTCGCGCGAGGCAAAAACTACTAATCGAATCGAGAAAAAGAACTGACATAATCAAATCTTATTTGTTATAGAGTTGTCAGGCACCATTCTGTAATcatagcaaaataccaagtgagAGAACATCTATTTCTATCCACTGATTTGAGGGAGCTATTACGATATTTTCGATAAAATTTGGTAAATGATTGTGAGATACCATCTACCAAGAAATTTCAAGATTTCCTCACATAATATGTCCTCCAATATGGAATGAGCACAATCAAGGTGGGCTGATTAGGGCTCTTTGAGCGACTACGTGGTATTATGTATTTATGTTGGTGGACATAGCCCTAAGttacacactacgactttcgtagCCGAGCGTCGCAGTGGAGTCGTAGCCTGATATACACTCTGCGACTAGAGTAGAGGTGTTGCGGGCAAggcgcatacgactaaatcgcaCTGCCTAAATCAGCCTTTATTTGTTTAATAATGATCGTTATTTGATGGTTAACTTGTGAGCATATCGTTATCGTGTTGGTGGTAGTCTATTCAGTTATTAGTGGTAGTTATTTGAGGATTGACATGAGAGCATCTCTGGATTATAGGACCGTTTAATACATAACATGAGTCATCAACATCGTGTTTCGTACAGGCCGCTACGCGAGATGTAGCGCACCCACTTGATCGTGTCATGGTCACTGTAGTTCAGCTTGGGCTCAAACACCTTGAGGTATCGCACCTTGAGACCAGAGCACGCGAATGGAACCTGCAAGCAGACAACAGGGAACTTGAGTTACTACGACGGCGACGGCAGTCAGAACACAACCCAATATAAATGCTTTTATGCCCAGCGCTAACATTAACTCGTTTTTAGAGTCCCAGAAAAGTTTAGACAAGCCTAGAAACTTATTTGTTAATGGTTTTAAGCacacattttttattgtttacatttgaatGGTTTTAAGCACACATGTTCCGGTTCGTGCTAGATATCGAAACTTGAAGTTCTCACAATGTTGTTTGGAGGagaacggctgaaatgtacaCTTTACTTCACGTCTCTTTATTAAAAGCCACCATCAGGGTGGTATAATTATGACAAAAGATGATACTGAGAGGGTGGACATGTGCGACCATGGTAACTCACCTCGAAGTTGAGTGAAATGGGTGGCCTTGCCCACTTCTTGGCGTCTTTTGTCGGCATGAGTTCAATCTCTGCACTGATCTGGGACTCCTTCATTCCACCCATCCTCTTGATCCTAAAACACCAATCAGTCCACAGTCAGTGGTATTCTCGGTTAGAGGAGCTTAAAGAATGGTGATCAGCCActcctttattattgtttacattttaaagTACAGCTGTccatttgcaagaaaactttgGTAGTGTGAATATCTTTCTTAAAAATGATAACAGCATATTATTTCTGATGTGAAAGCTAAGATAGCAGACCCGGCATTGTATGCCCATGGTTGTTGTGTAGTTTTTCAAGTACTTACTTCCAGACAATTGCGTTCTCACTAGACTTGTATTTGGCCTTTCCCTTCAGGCAAACTACCTGGACTCCAGCTGTGGTGGGTGGTGTAGGGATACGGACCTAcagacaacaacaaacaatagcAACATGTATTTAGTGTATGGTTGCACTTATTTGGTATTGCACAAGAAGGCTTTCTGATGATATATCAAGAATCAGCCATCCATCTTAATGTGTCTTTTTTCTAAGCACCTCTTTAATGGCTTACTGGATAAGTTCACCACACAGCAAGAAAAATCACTATAATGAATAGGCTTTACTCAAAGCTATTTGACATATAGTTTAATGCCAATGTTACCTCTATTTTCTGTCCTAGTATTGAAGGCTTGAAGTTTGACTTTAGAACAACCTTGACTTCCATTCTTGAGCGACCCACTTCACGGACCAGGGGGATCACTCTAAACGGCAAGCTAATGTCCTTGGTTGTACGATATCTGACATTAAGGAAAAAATGTGTTAGGCTCTgtaattttattaattttactATTTCTATTAAGACTGCAATGTTTCATAAACCACaatggttcatgggtagcatGTGAATGGATGAGTCTTGGTATCTGGAAGTCATGCGACATGAACAAGAATGTATGTACAGCTTTCAAAGcctggatttgtttttatttacacttatttatttgatacccatgaggcATTTAACATAGATTCTCTGAGTGCAGCCTTCTTTGAAATAGGTGCTTGCTGTAATTGTAAGGGCAAAGATGACTGTGCTGGTAGTTAAATGAGGTTGTGGTTTC contains:
- the LOC5513618 gene encoding two pore potassium channel protein sup-9 gives rise to the protein MKDNEEPADANTYFARQRKKMALRIARAKKSWKLPILLVTLLVFLATCAVVFQQLESDNDKQLYDKYRKRKEFWMLKFNMSEDDFCRFMLDATVINKKGFSGSYRNYWGFYHSFWFTITVITTMGFGQIVPVTFCGRLFCIICALFGIPLNALVLKLVGERISNIISTLIVKVEARFLRRTQHRNTGVKCAVISFTLMVIVICIGGALDLMFDGWTFFDGVYFNFIALSTIGFGDLFPRTDSAKKLDRLGLGNNGKRIFASSLMVVYMIIGLSVTSSVICSILKAIEEASQIKVQWTRRGRLVDALSQRLTSKKQLRARPQVPALPAVDDNVLAENPGTAGINHTVTCFENFLAEESAEQSMRSIDSFNISPHQEESEGVSDTKRRTPHNTKL
- the LOC116618944 gene encoding uncharacterized protein LOC116618944; translation: MVLAPDVQQELLRCMGDGEDQHLEARTPPYPQHWSIPQDRPVGRAGQGYSLGLFDTRSISDIDHSSSEDEAVTFVPRQPKVTVMGGRRRSKHHRTPHPTVEEFTRQVPHKAAQQSMFGAHFTKDNTTEGDWRKRQNGRNAFDLRRPNADRRDCFLDDVYDGV